The genomic interval TGGGGGAGAGCTGCAGGCCGGCGCCGGCTTCCTCGAGCCGCTCGGCCTTTTCCAGCACGACGACGCGAAAGCCTTTGGCGGCGAGCGCCAGCGCCGCCGTCAGACCGCCGATACCGGCGCCTGCAATGAAGATCGTTCGGGAGACCGCCACCCCAACAGGATTATCAGACTATGAGGGCCGCGGTCAGGCGACCTTGTCCTTCACGACGCATTCCGGCGGGCGCGCTTCGCCCGCCTTCAGGTCGGCCGCGAAGCGGTACAGCGTCGAGCAGTACGGGCAGATGATCTCGTTGTCGTTGCCGAGGTCCAGGAAGACGTGCGGATGGTCGAACGGAGGATTGGCGCCCACGCACATGAACTCCTGCGAGCCGATCTCGATGACGGGAACACCGGCGTCGTTGTGGAAGTGCGGGACGACATGGTCGGA from Bradyrhizobium arachidis carries:
- a CDS encoding zinc-finger domain-containing protein, yielding MSDHVVPHFHNDAGVPVIEIGSQEFMCVGANPPFDHPHVFLDLGNDNEIICPYCSTLYRFAADLKAGEARPPECVVKDKVA